Proteins found in one Osmerus mordax isolate fOsmMor3 chromosome 20, fOsmMor3.pri, whole genome shotgun sequence genomic segment:
- the LOC136964498 gene encoding putative nuclease HARBI1 produces MICVALRFFANGSFLYNIGDAEHLGKATVCRAIRKVALALKGLVQTYVVFPGHKPLRTIKEEFHMISGFPNVIDCIDGTHIPIIAPSINEGDYVNRKSFHSINVQIICDAAHLISNVEAKWPGSVHDSRIYRESTLSNRVANGEFHGHLLGDRGYPCQPTLMTPYHDPEPGPQPWYNVAHCRTRARVEMTIGILKARFQCLRRLRVKPERACDIIVACVVLHNIATIRGEQHPAVQNDPEDDHPLQPADVQNGREVRDILCRTHFHQP; encoded by the exons ATGATATGCGTTGCTCTCCGTTTCTTTGCCAACGGGAGTTTCCTATACAACATTGGCGATGCAGAACATCTCGGAAAAGCAACAGTCTGCCGAGCCATAAGAAAAGTGGCCCTGGCACTGAAAGGCCTAGTGCAGACCTACGTAGTCTTTCCTGGGCACAAACCTCTAAGGACCATCAAAGAGGAATTTCACATGATTTCAG GATTTCCCAATGTGATTGACTGCATTGATGGCACCCACATCCCCATCATAGCTCCATCCATTAATGAAGGAGACTATGTGAATAGGAAGTCATTCCACAGCATTAATGTGCAG ATTATATGTGATGCAGCACATTTGATCTCAAATGTGGAGGCCAAATGGCCTGGCTCGGTACATGACTCAAGGATATATCGCGAGTCTACCCTGAGCAACAGAGTTGCAAATG GAGAGTTTCATGGCCACCTGCTTGGTGACAGAGGGTATCCATGCCAGCCCACTCTGATGACCCCTTACCATGACCCTGAGCCGGGCCCTCAGCCGTGGTACAATGTGGCCCACTGCAGGACTAGAGCCCGGGTGGAGATGACCATAGGCATTCTCAAAGCCCGATTCCAGTGCCTACGTAGACTGAGGGTAAAACCAGAGAGGGCATGTGATATTATTGTGGCATGTGTTGTTCTTCATAATATTGCCACTATTAGAGGAGAGCAACACCCTGCCGTACAAAACGACCCTGAGGACGACCATCCCCTCCAACCTGCAGATGTCCAAAATGGGAGAGAAGTCAGAGACATACTGTGCCGCACACACTTCCACCAACCCTGA